A single Nostoc sp. PCC 7107 DNA region contains:
- a CDS encoding di-heme oxidoredictase family protein, with protein sequence MRKQQRFLLLIVGLSLGLSVLIGYINPQKVFGQIPLPDDATLIARRRQEVASNFVVQPPTRPLRPVERVRRDTFGDVGLTPVSTLAQLDTLLYPSIPNSIRERVLEGSTFFTTPNRVENGFGSTSMQTRCAGCHLNAIETVPNEGLLTGVSNVSRANRTTPTNFSFVSGDTQVNGGRAPGSRLDPVDSDGSVSLGRLSIASSGELDAVNNTGRTGAFTVFGDYSASANVFDPLNGNINRVTGFGQNYSGFLQHVRPPNEQLKALDPTIDCKPDAIPSVSEDRNLVGFNPATQQSSIGFRRAITELAGPPYIGRGLIEAIPNQDIINAADPNDIRGDKSSIKTALFQCTGDCVTGQINTIPSNIPVAQQQQRQNELLATGVGRFGLRANGSEMLQFILGGMFGSLSMTNLFSPVEQVIADPAIAPYNSKCRNLIPDGPAPDQFELDVSVPFSERNFIRSTAPPEFGRNLLAVLRAKDPSRLLPGNNPAARVQRGAQLFGVDLVAFSNRTIAGKMPRGGDGLDGNAINQNDRMVGCVNCHTPIQRTGLSPANGDPSLGPDAQALVDALSYRWAPLFSDINIHRGPVIDVERNSPIPRDPFLVSRADVFGQRPSGNNVATFMTYDLMRNFASDSFTNQQATALGDQFRTPPLTGIGRVGPPFMHDARVFLSTFNRDTTPAGTVTTNREVTNEPLVVRNVDEALLAAIELHDLPAPDDSKTSTLPGGGCPVPPGGKVVNKLGYDGSLTSSDKIVVDYGPSPQNVICPPYNSPLSNTRRSEAKEVMARFRSLTRDDQRAIIAFLREL encoded by the coding sequence ATGCGAAAACAACAAAGATTTCTCTTATTGATAGTGGGTTTATCATTAGGCCTTTCAGTACTCATTGGCTATATAAACCCACAAAAGGTTTTCGGTCAGATTCCCCTTCCTGACGATGCAACTTTGATTGCACGCCGCCGACAAGAAGTTGCATCCAACTTCGTGGTTCAACCTCCAACTCGCCCCCTGCGTCCGGTAGAGCGTGTGCGCCGTGATACCTTTGGCGATGTCGGGCTGACCCCTGTGAGTACTTTGGCTCAGTTGGATACATTGCTTTATCCTTCTATACCAAACTCAATTCGGGAAAGAGTACTAGAAGGTTCTACCTTCTTTACAACTCCAAACAGAGTTGAGAATGGTTTCGGGTCAACCTCCATGCAAACTCGATGTGCAGGTTGTCACCTGAATGCCATTGAGACAGTTCCCAATGAAGGCCTGCTCACAGGTGTTTCTAACGTCAGTAGAGCTAACAGGACAACCCCCACTAACTTTAGTTTTGTATCGGGTGATACTCAAGTTAATGGCGGTAGAGCGCCTGGTAGCCGCTTAGATCCAGTCGATTCAGATGGTTCTGTGAGCTTAGGTCGTCTGAGCATAGCCTCCAGTGGAGAGTTAGATGCAGTCAACAATACAGGACGAACCGGAGCCTTTACAGTATTTGGAGACTATTCAGCATCGGCGAACGTTTTCGACCCGTTGAATGGGAATATCAATCGCGTAACAGGTTTTGGGCAGAACTATAGTGGTTTCTTGCAGCATGTCCGCCCGCCCAATGAACAGCTGAAAGCTTTAGACCCAACTATAGATTGCAAGCCAGATGCTATCCCCAGCGTTTCGGAAGATAGAAACCTCGTTGGCTTTAATCCAGCTACCCAACAGAGTTCAATTGGATTTAGACGTGCGATTACTGAACTAGCTGGCCCTCCATATATTGGTCGTGGGTTGATAGAAGCAATTCCCAACCAGGATATTATCAACGCTGCTGACCCCAACGATATTAGAGGTGACAAATCCTCCATCAAAACTGCTTTATTTCAGTGTACCGGTGATTGCGTTACAGGTCAGATCAATACAATTCCTAGCAATATCCCCGTAGCGCAGCAACAACAACGACAAAACGAACTCCTTGCTACAGGGGTAGGGCGTTTTGGTTTACGTGCCAATGGTTCGGAGATGTTGCAGTTTATTCTTGGGGGTATGTTCGGTAGTCTGAGTATGACTAACCTGTTCTCTCCAGTTGAGCAAGTTATTGCTGACCCCGCCATTGCTCCCTACAATAGCAAGTGCCGAAATCTCATACCGGATGGGCCTGCGCCTGATCAATTTGAGTTGGATGTCAGCGTACCATTTAGTGAGCGCAATTTCATCCGTTCGACTGCTCCCCCAGAATTCGGTAGAAACCTTTTGGCCGTACTCAGAGCTAAAGATCCTTCTAGACTTCTACCTGGCAACAATCCAGCGGCTAGAGTTCAAAGAGGAGCGCAGTTGTTTGGTGTTGACTTAGTTGCATTTAGTAACCGGACGATTGCCGGTAAGATGCCTAGAGGTGGCGATGGTCTAGATGGCAATGCGATTAACCAGAACGATCGCATGGTTGGTTGTGTTAACTGTCATACTCCAATTCAAAGAACTGGGTTGTCTCCAGCTAATGGCGACCCGTCCTTGGGGCCTGATGCACAGGCACTTGTAGATGCTCTTAGCTACCGTTGGGCTCCTCTATTCTCAGATATTAATATCCATAGAGGCCCAGTTATTGATGTTGAGAGAAATTCGCCAATTCCCCGCGATCCATTTCTTGTCAGCCGTGCTGATGTGTTTGGTCAAAGGCCAAGTGGTAACAATGTTGCTACCTTCATGACCTATGACCTAATGCGTAACTTTGCTAGTGATTCCTTCACAAACCAGCAAGCCACTGCTTTGGGTGATCAGTTCCGCACACCACCTCTGACTGGTATTGGTAGAGTTGGCCCTCCATTCATGCACGATGCGCGTGTTTTCTTAAGTACCTTCAACCGTGACACTACACCCGCAGGTACTGTAACTACCAATAGAGAAGTAACCAATGAACCTTTGGTTGTTCGCAATGTAGACGAAGCACTACTCGCAGCTATTGAGTTACATGATCTACCTGCACCCGATGACTCTAAGACATCTACCCTGCCTGGTGGTGGATGCCCTGTACCTCCCGGTGGTAAAGTCGTCAACAAACTTGGTTATGACGGTAGTCTTACCAGCAGTGACAAGATTGTCGTAGACTACGGCCCATCACCTCAGAATGTTATTTGCCCACCATATAACAGTCCTCTTTCCAATACTCGCAGAAGTGAAGCAAAAGAGGTTATGGCTCGTTTCCGTTCTCTCACACGCGATGATCAAAGAGCAATTATCGCTTTCTTGAGAGAGTTGTAA